A stretch of Stenotrophomonas indicatrix DNA encodes these proteins:
- the zwf gene encoding glucose-6-phosphate dehydrogenase has product MHDTLFLFGATGDLAQRYLFPSLLRLLGDGLLPEDFRIRALALSGHDTEAFHDILRPRLQQAMPMASQGDIASLLRRIDYRSVDLRDVDSVAAAVSDLVDRRCVSYLAIPPGLYISTCEGLAKGGALAAPARLMLEKPIGSDSESAEEIITTIGQWIDEDRVFRLDHYLGKAAVQNLIALRFGNTLLEAVWNRNYIESVHILVAESEGVDGRDAYYARSGALRDMVQSHILQLLCMVAMEPPASLEADRIRDEKVKVLRALRPLDAKHAARDSVRGRYTAGSINGQPAQAYQPPEGSDVETFAGVTAHIDNWRWSGVPFHLVTGKRLPERTTRVVVTLKPVTHWLFERPQRAQAAPNRLVFQLQPQENIELGLMSSLAGPEWGALELQPLELELSVPTGLHRRIAYERLFLDAFNGNHTLFVRDDEVRAAWAWIDSVADAWKAANLPLEPYPAGQWGPANAVDFLPQGVDAPDSGASE; this is encoded by the coding sequence ATGCACGACACACTCTTCCTGTTTGGTGCCACAGGTGATCTGGCCCAGCGCTACCTGTTCCCTTCGCTGCTGCGCCTGCTCGGCGACGGCCTGCTGCCGGAGGATTTCCGCATCCGTGCGCTGGCCCTGTCGGGCCACGACACCGAAGCCTTCCATGACATCCTGCGCCCGCGCCTGCAGCAGGCGATGCCGATGGCCAGCCAGGGGGACATCGCCTCCCTGCTGCGCCGCATCGACTACCGCTCGGTGGACCTGCGCGACGTCGACTCGGTCGCCGCTGCCGTGTCCGACCTGGTCGACCGCCGCTGCGTGAGCTACCTGGCGATCCCGCCGGGCCTGTACATCTCCACCTGCGAGGGCCTGGCCAAGGGCGGCGCGCTGGCCGCACCCGCGCGCCTGATGCTGGAGAAGCCGATCGGCAGCGACAGCGAAAGCGCCGAGGAGATCATCACCACCATCGGCCAGTGGATCGACGAAGACCGCGTGTTCCGCCTCGATCACTACCTGGGCAAGGCGGCGGTACAGAACCTGATCGCGCTGCGCTTCGGCAACACGCTGCTGGAAGCGGTGTGGAACCGCAATTACATCGAATCGGTGCACATCCTGGTCGCCGAAAGCGAAGGCGTGGATGGCCGCGATGCCTACTACGCGCGCTCCGGCGCCCTGCGCGACATGGTGCAGAGCCACATCCTGCAGCTGCTGTGCATGGTGGCGATGGAGCCGCCGGCGTCGCTGGAAGCCGACCGCATCCGCGATGAGAAGGTCAAGGTGCTGCGCGCACTGCGCCCGCTGGATGCCAAGCACGCCGCGCGTGACAGCGTGCGCGGCCGCTATACCGCCGGCAGCATCAACGGCCAGCCCGCACAGGCCTACCAGCCGCCGGAAGGCAGCGACGTGGAGACCTTCGCCGGTGTCACCGCGCACATCGACAACTGGCGCTGGAGCGGGGTGCCGTTCCACCTGGTCACCGGCAAGCGCCTGCCCGAGCGCACCACCCGCGTGGTGGTGACCCTCAAGCCGGTCACGCATTGGTTGTTCGAGCGTCCGCAGCGTGCGCAGGCCGCACCGAACCGCCTGGTGTTCCAGCTGCAGCCGCAGGAGAACATCGAACTGGGCCTGATGAGCAGCCTGGCCGGGCCGGAATGGGGCGCGCTGGAACTGCAGCCGCTGGAGCTGGAGCTGTCGGTGCCGACCGGCCTGCATCGCCGTATCGCCTACGAGCGCCTGTTCCTGGACGCGTTCAACGGCAACCACACCCTGTTCGTGCGCGATGACGAAGTGCGTGCCGCCTGGGCCTGGATCGACAGCGTTGCCGATGCCTGGAAGGCGGCCAACCTGCCGCTGGAACCCTACCCTGCCGGCCAGTGGGGCCCGGCCAACGCGGTCGACTTCCTGCCGCAGGGCGTGGATGCGCCAGATAGCGGAGCGTCGGAATGA